A window from Toxoplasma gondii ME49 chromosome IX, whole genome shotgun sequence encodes these proteins:
- a CDS encoding cell-cycle-associated protein kinase GSK, putative (encoded by transcript TGME49_265330~Gene product name based on ToxoDB Community Expert Annotation. Predicted member of protein kinase family CMGC;GSK, (PMID:22047078).), whose product MPDPQYDPAAAQKSSNARGGGSQRTTAVKGERQSRVHTGNPHPTLTYDIGRVLGNGSFGVVTEARCVDTGEVVAIKKVLQDPRYKNRELDIMKELKHPNVVKLIDYFYTEMGERDSNDHNRFLNVVMEHIPETVYRVMKSFLRANQQVPFILIKLYTYQMCRALGYLHALGICHRDIKPQNLLVDSRTHVLKLCDFGSAKRLVPGEQSVSYICSRFYRAPELMLGASEYTTAIDVWSIGCVLGELLLGRPLFAGETSVDQLVKIIQILGTPSRRQMSTMNPNYTEFRFPDVKPREWKSIFASHIASTETNDPSWDQALDLLTKFLRYEPGERLLPLEALAHDFFDELRLPSTRLPSGGPLPELFTFSQLELQNMSPAAQVKCIPKHIASANNRG is encoded by the exons ATGCCGGACCCGCAGTACGATCCCGCAGCTGCTCAGAAGAGTAGCAACGCTCGCGGAGGAGGAAGTCAACGGACAACAGCCGTGAAGGGGGAACGGCAGAGCCGCGTTCACACAGGCAACCCTCACCCGACTCTGACTTACGATATTGGGAGGGTCCTCGGCAATGGATCATTCGGCGTCGTCACAGAGGCAAGATGCGTTGATACGGGGGAAGTCGTAGCTATCAAGAAAGTCCTTCAG GACCCGCGTTACAAAAATCGCGAACTTGATATTATGAAGGAACTCAAACACCCCAATGTTGTTAAACTCATTGACTACTTCTACACGGAAATGGGCGAACGCGATAGCAACGACCACAACCGGTTCCTCAACGTTGTGATGGAACACATACCGGAAACGGTATACAGAGTCATGAAGTCTTTTCTACGGGCTAATCAACAGGTCCCGTTCATTCTGATCAAGCTGTACACCTACCAAATGTGCCGCGCGTTGGGTTATCTTCATGCTTTGGGCATTTGCCACCGCGACATCAAGCCTCAGAATCTGTTGGTAGATTCTCGGACACATGTCCTCAAGTTGTGTGACTTTGGTTCGGCAAAACGGCTTGTTCCCG GCGAACAGAGTGTCTCTTACATCTGTTCTCGGTTTTACCGGGCACCTGAGCTCATGCTTGGCGCGAGCGAATATACTACGGCAATCGACGTTTGGTCCATAG GGTGTGTGCTCGGAGAGCTACTGCTTGGCCGCCCACTGTTTGCCGGCGAGACTAGTGTAGACCAGTTGGTCAAGATCATTCAAATTTTGGGCACTCCCAGCAGGCGTCAAATGTCAACTATGAACCCGAACTACACAGAATTTCGGTTCCCTGATGTCAAACCGAGAGAGTGGAAGTCG ATATTTGCTTCGCATATTGCTTCGACTGAGACCAATGACCCATCATGGGACCAAGCGCTCGACCTTCTGACCAAGTTTTTGAGATATGAGCCTGGAGAGAGGCTCCTTCCGCTGGAAGCTTTAGCTCATGATTTCTTCGATGAGCTACGTCTGCCATCAACGAG GCTCCCGAGTGGTGGACCTCTGCCCGAGTTGTTCACCTTCTCCCAGCTAGAGCTGCAGAACATGTCGCCTGCAGCGCAAGTAAAATGTATTCCGAAGCATATCGCCAGTGCAAACAACCGTGGCTAA
- a CDS encoding heat shock protein 40, putative (encoded by transcript TGME49_265310): MGKDYYRILGVGKDASEADLKKAYRKLAMKWHPDKHADADAKKKAEAQFKDIAEAYDVLSDKEKRQIYDQFGEEGLKSGGSPTGTAGPGGSRANFVYREVDPSELFSRFFGSDRMFFGGDDDFGPFGSVGMGSHSNFPFRMHHAGSGSFGSRAPSKPKTYEVDLSLSLEELYTGTKKKLKITRTRYRNGQMLKEDNVLSIDVKPGWKEGTKITFAGEGDQDSPTSPPGDVVFVVKTKPNSRFVRDGNHLIHKVAIPLVKALTGFTVPIESLDGRSFKVKVDTVVTPKSRKIVPNEGMPVSKRPGEKGDLILEFDIHFPKTLTDDQKTKLKELLPNV, from the exons ATGGGGAAG GACTACTACAGAATTCTCGGCGTCGGCAAGGACGCGTCGGAAGCCGATCTCAAGAAGGCATACAGAAAGCTGGCGATGAAGTGGCACCCTGACAAGCATGCAGACGCGGACgccaagaagaaggcggaggcgcAGTTCAAAGACATCGCCGAGGCGTACGACGTTCTTTCggacaaggagaagagacaaattTACGACCAGtttggagaagaaggcctgAAGAGCGGCGGCTCGCCTACTGGAACCGCAGGCCCCGGCGGCTCTCGCGCGAACTTTGTCT ACCGAGAAGTCGACCCCAGCGAACTCTTCTCAAGGTTTTTCGGCAGCGACAGAATGTTTTTTGGCGGCGACGATGACTTTGGACCTTTTGGCAGCGTTGGCATGGGGTCTCACAGTAACTTTCCTTTCCGCATGCACCACGCAGGCTCTGGTAGCTTTGGCAGCCGCG cgCCTTCCAAGCCCAAGACTTACGAGGTGgacttgtctctgtctctcgaagAGTTGTACAC GgggacaaagaagaagctgaagatCACTCGGACAAG ATACCGCAACGGCCAGATGCTGAAGGAGGACAACGTTCTGTCGATTGATGTGAAGCCG GGCTGGAAGGAGGGGACAAA GATCACGTTCGCTGGGGAAGGTGACCAAGATTCTCCAACTTCTCCTCCGGGGGATGTCGTCTT TGTCGTCAAGACGAAGCCCAACAGCCGATTTGTGCGTGACGGAAACCACCTTATTCACAAGGTGGCAATTCCACTGGTGAAA GCCTTGACGGGATTCACTGTGCCCATCGAGAGTCTGGACGGCCGATCTTTCAAGGTGAAGGTGGACACAGTCGTGACGCCGAAAAGCCGGAAGATCGTCCCGAACGAAG GCATGCCCGTTTCTAAGAGACCCGGAGAAAAGGGTGACCTTATCCTCGAGTTCGATATTCACTTCCCCAA GACATTGACGGACGACCAAAAAACAAAGTTGAAAGAACTGCTTCCGAACGTGTAG
- a CDS encoding hypothetical protein (encoded by transcript TGME49_265290), translating to MARNSITLSFKNVLARLFSQKGLPDPRKHPVCKVTDAVEENSSADVLETPQGPAEAHAPTQAHRQGYSLLIRTPTEPKFPALLFSETGEEHGCSDSEQSSSDTEVFVANQTVQSQQASRTEEKRQRIARLRLDPFLISFPMYPAVLTFSDCSESVDGTSCSSTAGPLSPSSAFTEQDDLPATSFASRLNEYASGNGDNRELVEMEKLFSDKDYERTYPCEDADAFSPQVSPLRGSDLLAHPVDVTTTAQMTYITHSAIFRRSIRRSCSENFITDATPHPKQDPDAGCQSKRYLSDPATDARTTTSGFLERNTRLSYRAMLQLPMKRKKRSPPATLNGPFLYDVDDMASCACGFQLASAFVRVQADNLQSSGS from the coding sequence ATGGCGAGGAACAGCATCACTCTCTCTTTCAAAAACGTTCTTGCTAGACTCTTTTCCCAGAAAGGCCTTCCCGATCCCCGCAAACATCCGGTATGTAAGGTCACAGATGCGGTCGAGGAAAACTCAAGCGCGGATGTGCTTGAGACTCCGCAAGGTCCTGCAGAGGCTCATGCTCCTACGCAAGCGCATCGGCAGGGATATTCTCTGTTGATCAGGACGCCAACAGAACCGAAATTCCccgctctccttttttcggaaacaggagaggaaCACGGCTGCTCCGACTCCGAGCAGAGTTCCTCAGATACGGAAGTCTTTGTGGCGAATCAAACAGTGCAGTCTCAGCAGGCTTCGcgaactgaagaaaaacgacagcGCATtgctcgtctgcgtctggaCCCTTTTTTAATTAGCTTCCCTATGTATCCAGCAGTATTGACGTTTTCTGACTGCAGCGAGTCCGTTGATGGGACAAGCTGTTCCAGCACAGCCGGACCACTTTCACCGTCCAGCGCCTTCACTGAGCAGGATGACTTGCCTGCGACATCTTTTGCAAGCAGACTAAATGAGTACGCCAGCGGGAATGGCGACAACCGAGAACTCGTAGAAATGGAGAAGCTGTTTTCAGACAAGGACTATGAAAGGACGTATCCCTGTGAGGATGCTGATGCCTTCAGCCCACAAGTGTCTCCACTCCGCGGTTCTGACCTGTTGGCCCATCCGGTTGACGTGACGACGACGGCACAAATGACCTATATAACGCATTCCGCTATATTTCGGCGGAGTATAAGGAGGAGCTGCAGTGAAAATTTTATCACCGATGCAACTCCGCATCCGAAACAAGATCCGGACGCGGGATGCCAGTCGAAAAGGTACTTGTCAGATCCGGCCACGGATGCACGAACCACCACTAGCGGCTTCTTAGAAAGAAATACTCGACTGTCGTACCGTGCAATGCTTCAACTGCCgatgaaaagaaagaaaaggtcCCCACCGGCGACATTGAATGGCCCGTTTCTTTACGACGTTGACGATATGGCTTCGTGCGCGTGTGGGTTTCAGTTGGCATCCGCGTTCGTTAGAGTGCAAGCAGACAACTTGCAGAGTTCCGGCTCGTGA
- a CDS encoding hypothetical protein (encoded by transcript TGME49_265320), protein MTLSTSVSLETHATLYGGVASADVESLAERKDIKACEKPDTPEGDTTAIPNGICSSFSVPTVCSFPSSLLETRNPCISGVLLPGDQYPLYATYYQWYYRAMQDQKRLLAKEETKTVAEERHPDSKQDLVTKWMRRPARQQIDRNEASRYSHTEGGTEYNIWYGKYLTDRYNRPSYLDRETAPYKCNPKRDAGYTRANVDAAGEHFFCIFFAKGGCYLGKDCRFRHSIPTADDEGHLEWGHDVFGRERFSTHKDDMDGVGSFNQDCKTLFVSGFRIDPEVPDGLKKMEVFLSKEFGIWGDVTCIRVIPKKNIAFITYAYRVQAEFAKVAMSDQNLGKQAPLLLVKWAHHDGNPNKRRSAEQEQEEERKKQKHSGELDPGAPTAAAECPVSLSVFSETRACWNTAAAAEALSATLEGHCKAWQEFWSAYTQDQRIKKAEHCQHASSQDDRLDDWAFSYESSAENQVDAGPRPLAETGSNLEAESSLSVTDNLHIDTEDTKEALGRMQQILSRVDGLDDSAFEVRVRSSPPVIPAAAHGQL, encoded by the coding sequence ATGACGCTCTCTACGAGTGTTAGTTtggagacgcatgcgacgCTGTATGGGGGCGTCGCTAGCGCGGACGTTGAATCACTCGCGGAACGAAAGGATATTAAAGCCTGTGAGAAGCCAGACACGCCTGAAGGCGATACCACGGCGATTCCCAACGGAATTTGCTCTAGCTTTTCTGTCCCAACGGTTTGCTCTTTTCCATCGTCGTTGCTAGAAACTCGGAATCCATGCATATCGGGTGTCCTGCTCCCTGGAGACCAGTACCCTTTATATGCTACATATTACCAGTGGTATTATCGTGCGATGCAAGATCAGAAAAGGCTGCTCGCCAAAGAAGAAACTAAAACAGTGGCAGAGGAACGTCATCCGGATTCGAAACAGGATTTGGTGACGAAGTGGATGAGGCGACCGGCACGCCAACAGATTGATCGTAATGAAGCTAGCCGCTACTCGCACACAGAAGGAGGCACAGAATACAATATTTGGTATGGAAAATACTTAACTGACAGGTATAATAGACCTAGTTACTTGGACCGTGAAACAGCACCATACAAGTGTAACCCGAAGAGGGACGCTGGTTACACGAGGGCCAACGTGGATGCGGCGGGAGAACATTTCTTCTGCATTTTTTTTGCCAAAGGTGGCTGCTACCTGGGAAAGGATTGTCGATTCCGTCATAGTATTCCAACGGCGGATGATGAAGGTCATTTGGAATGGGGCCACGATGTCTTTGGCCGAGAGAGGTTTAGTACTCACAAAGATGATATGGATGGCGTCGGAAGCTTTAATCAAGACTGCAAAACACTCTTCGTTAGTGGGTTCCGGATCGACCCCGAAGTACCTGATGGCCTTAAAAAGATGgaggtttttctctcgaaggAATTTGGCATATGGGGAGATGTGACATGCATCCGCGTTATTCCCAAGAAGAACATTGCGTTTATCACCTATGCCTACAGAGTGCAAGCCGAGTTCGCGAAAGTGGCGATGAGTGACCAGAACCTCGGTAAGCAGGCTCCGCTCCTATTGGTGAAGTGGGCTCACCACGATGGAAATCCGAACAAACGGAGATCTGCCGAGcaagaacaggaagaggaacgTAAAAAACAAAAACATTCAGGTGAACTCGATCCCGGCGCACCTACTGCAGCTGCTGAGTGCCCAGTTTCCCTTAGCGTTTTCTCAGAAACTCGGGCGTGTTGGAATACCGCGGCAGCCGCTGAGGCACTCTCTGCCACTCTTGAAGGTCACTGCAAGGCATGGCAGGAGTTTTGGTCAGCGTACACACAGGATCAGCGGATCAAAAAAGCAGAACACTGTCAGCATGCCTCAAGTCAAGACGATAGGCTTGACGACTGGGCATTTTCGTACGAAAGTTCAGCCGAGAATCAGGTTGATGCAGGTCCCCGCCCTCTTGCAGAAACGGGCTCAAACCTGGAAGCAGAGTCATCTTTATCTGTCACCGACAACCTCCACATTGACACGGAAGATACGAAAGAAGCACTTGGCAGAATGCAACAGATTCTCAGCCGAGTAGATGGCCTCGATGACAGCGCGTTCGAGGTCAGAGTGCGATCGTCGCCTCCCGTTATTCCAGCGGCAGCTCACGGACAGCTGTAA
- a CDS encoding hypothetical protein (encoded by transcript TGME49_265370), which translates to MQSAEITALESPAIKAALECSPEINPARKTVGVHLPYTGRETHIFSRVGHFTPPGYHYNCNNRPSTAVKILMSDKAYFARQAGAKFGLFALGFLLCWGPLDQCLLKLRPKVRNRCSVQHRCFSTFCSLVRRWYSWLMPPPCS; encoded by the exons ATGCAGTCCGCAGAGATCACGGCGCTAGAGTCGCCTGCCATCAAGGCGGCGCTCGAGTGTTCTCCTGAGATAAATCCCGCCCGGAAGACTGTCGGAGTTCACCTCCCCTACACAGGCCGAGAAACGCACATTTTTTCGCGCGTCGGTCACTTTACCCCGCCCGGCTACCACTACAACTGCAACAACCGACCCTCGACGGCGGTGAAAATCCTCATGAGCGACAAGGCCTAC TTCGCCAGGCAAGCTGGCGCAAAATTCGGACTGTTCGCCCTCGGATTCCTCCTGTGCTGGGGACCCCTTGATCAGTGCCTCCTGAAGCTGCGTCCTAAGGTGAGAAATCGGTGCAGTGTGCAGCATCGGTGTTTTTCAACTTTTTGCTCGCTTGTTCGTAGATGGTATTCTTGGTTGATGCCCCCGCCGTGCAGCTGA
- a CDS encoding hypothetical protein (encoded by transcript TGME49_265360): protein MRMTSPGLARCCLQAPGRLLFGHSRLRHDSGSVRNWEVWLAPRSGSVGLGLSTFPWRKRWGPERTSVAALRVAAAHASWPAEHAYKTNRRGFSTCDLLSGSSLRDIKEVPVTKCLMTKWVLERIGADSAALRCFTAADTKKPTDGKNRSFFEGWMQARIGFASHPSKALRDAFRRSYDARLVRWGRLLEVLDCFAGDIAYHYCTPEEEGYSKLTTLMVTASIQRMEFSDAPEDRSPESCVLTGITVEDDLTLIGSVTQTGASSMGIRIEMQQNSEMKGSVFFVMVSVDETGKPVKKVPPLDISSCSPELRSLIASSSSGFETRKANAKKMFSLVPPEPEEAVFLHNVWKKSLAGGKHMLRMRDTKLSTAELIQPEALSRYNRAFGGLVSRKALELSYLNAQRFLKTIRPVLTGVDDIFFLQPLFVGQMAEMVSCVVWSEVDEVQIQVEAFCVDPVSGNKKKTNIFHFRYDTVVDANDTWRRETPQKVYPSDYADCISFLEARRRYLLRKSTSDFVA from the exons ATGAGAATGACGTCACCTGGTCTTGCTAGATGTTGTCTTCAGGCGCCGGGCCGGTTGCTCTTCGGGCACAGCCGGCTTCGACATGACAGTGGTTCTGTCAGAAACTGGGAGGTTTGGCTGGCGCCAAGATCGGGATCCGTTGGGCTGGGATTGTCGACCTTTCCTTGGCGCAAGCGATGGGGTCCAGAGCGCACATCGGTCGCTGCTCTCCGCGTAGCAGCAGCTCACGCATCCTGGCCGGCAGAACACGCTTATAAGACTAACAGAAGAGGGTTCTCCACCTGCGACCTTCTAAGCGGGTCATCCTTGCGGGACATCAAAGAAGTCCCCGTCACAAAATGCTTGATGACGAAATGGGTGCTGGAGAGAATCGGAGCAGATTCGGCTGCCCTCAGGTGTTTTACAGCCGCGgacacgaagaagccgacagaTGGCAAAAACAGAAGCTTCTTCGAGGGATGGATGCAAGCCCGAATAGGGTTCGCAAGCCACCCTTCGAAGGCGTTACGGGATGCGTTTCGACGGTCCTACGATGCCCGCCTAGTTCGTTGGGGACGCCTGCTGGAGGTCCTAGACTGCTTCGCAGGTGACATCGCATACCACTATTGTACTCCGGAAGAGGAGGGTTATTCGAAACTGACGACTTTGATGGTGACAGCATCTATCCAGCGAATGGAGTTCAGCGATGCGCCGGAGGACCGTTCCCCGGAAAGCTGCGTTTTGACGGGCATAACCGTTGAAGATGATCTGACACTTATAGGCTCCGTGACACAAACCGGTGCTTCATCCATGGGCATTAGGATAGAGATGCAGCAG AATAGTGAAATGAAGGGAAGTGTGTTCTTCGTCATGGTCTCGGTCGACGAGACAGGCAAGCCCGTCAAGAAGGTTCCTCCTCTGGACATCAGTAGCTGCAGTCCTGAACTTCGCAGTCTTATTGCGAGCTCATCAAGCGGCTTTGAAACCAGAAAAGCAAATGCGAAAAAAATGTTTTCTTTAGTTCCCCCGGAACCAGAAGAAGCAGTCTTTCTGCACAATGTGTGGAAGAAATCTCTTGCAGGGGGAAAGCACATGCTGCGGATGCGGGACACCAAACTGTCAACCGCAGAACTTATTCAACCGGAGGCACTGTCAAGATACAACAGGGCATTTGGAGGTCTAGTTTCGCGAAAAGCTTTGGAGCTATCGTACCTGAATGCCCAGCGCTTCCTCAAAACAATTAGACCTGTTCTCACAG GAGTCGATGATATATTTTTCTTGCAGCCGTTGTTCGTCGGCCAAATGGCGGAGATGGTCTCTTGTGTCGTCTGGTCTGAAGTGGATGAGGTGCAGATCCAG GTTGAAGCATTTTGCGTGGACCCCGTGTccggaaacaagaaaaagaccAACATCTTCCACTTCCGCTACGATACG GTTGTCGACGCTAATGATACATGGCGGCGTGAGACACCTCAAAAGGTGTATCCGTCAGATTATGCAGACTGCATTTCCTTTCTTGAAGCTCGGCGCCGGTATCTTCTGAGGAAGAGTACTAGTGATTTCGTAGCATGA
- a CDS encoding hypothetical protein (encoded by transcript TGME49_265340~Predicted trans-membrane domain (TMHMM2.0):201-224) gives MASCNADFERNVGACVDCSAQLYGKMMPRILLMVVAVLTLSSLRTSAALRSTAPVRIFDKEIKTVLPVCSAVEPGSLHIGDSCLSDCGGACRGAAARPGFRLISDNEQVDFSQGCSGNEIRKICSVGVSNPGGYPLCEELDTQACGHGCSCWSTCTDHNCNPDALSAGFFFVTEPKTITPSGCLIDLHRQLCKAGITGVTNDFWIAALIILLIVATVGALYYYYR, from the exons ATGGCGAGTTGTAATGCAGATTTCGAAAGAAATGTCGGTGCGTGTGTGGACTGTAGTGCTCAGCTATACGGAAAGATGATGCCCCGCATCCTCTTGATGGTAGTTGCTGTCTTGACTCTTTCGAGTCTTCGGACAAGCGCTGCTTTGCGAAGCACCGCACCGGTCCGTATTTTTGACAAAGAAATAAAAACGGTTCTGCCAGTCTGCAGCGCCGTCGAACCGGGATCACTTCACATCG GAGACTCCTGTTTGTCT GATTGCGGCGGCGCCTGTCGTGGAGCTGCCGCTCGACCAGGATTTCGACTGATCTCTGACAATGAG CAAGTAGATTTTTCCCAAG GATGCTCCGGAAACGAGATCAGAAAAATATGCTCCGTTGGTGTATCAAATCCCGGCG GCTACCCTTTGTGTGAGGAGCTGGACACGCAGGCGTGTGGACACGGGTGCAGCTGTTGGAGTACTTGTACGGATCACAACTGCAATCCGgatgctctctctgctg gcttcttcttcgtaaCTGAA CCAAAAAC CATCACACCTAGCGGCTGTCTAATAG ATCTTCACCGGCAACTTTGTAAAGCTGGCATAACCG GAGTAACAAACGACTTCTGGATTGCCGCTCTTATTATTTTGCTTATAGTTGCCACAGTGGGTGCACTGTATTACTACTATAGATGA